The sequence GCTCTCGTCGGTCATGCTCGGCCCGCCCTTCGAAGGCTACCTCGAGATGACCGTCGACGTCGACGGCGAGCCCTGGCTCGTGAAGGTTTCGTACAGCAAGTCCGGGTTCGCTCCCCGACTGTCCGACGGGATCAATGCTGAACGCCTCTACGAGTGGGACATCGTGGGCCGTGGGCCGGGAGAGAAGAAAGCCTCGTACAACATTTCGCCACGATTCCCGAATATGCGTCACTGGGAAACCGGCGAGCCGATCCAACTTCCCTGGGAAAACCAGGTCGGTGACGTCGACGGCGTCGACGTCGAGTTCCACACCAGTAACATCGAAGCCGAACGCGGCCTCGAGCTACTGCCGGAGTTCTTCACGTCGATCTTCGAGGAAGCGAACGAACGAATTTACTCGGAGTACTTTCGAACGACGCCACACTCAGCCAGTCGAATGTGGGCGTACGAGCGCTACGTCCGAATCCGGCGCGAATGGGCTGAAACGCTCTCGTCGGCGGGAGTGCTCCAGAAGATCGCGCTCTACCTTTCCGACCTGGAGGGAATCAAAGCCGACCTCCACATCAACAACAAGGAAGTGATCAACCACCAGAATCGCCTCGTTCTCGATCCGGCGTCGGCCGGTGAACTGCTTCCCGGTCACACCTACGGCCGCAAATTCGAGATCTACCAGCTGAAAGATCCGGATGCGGTTTCGAAGGATCACCCGTCGTACCACCCGAAAGTCGAGGTGCTGGTGAACAAGAAAATAAACGACGGCGAGGCATGGGCGTGGGCCGATCGTGACGAGGTCACCGAGCAGATCGACGAAATGCTGTTGAACGCGCTCCACTGGGAAGATATCCCGCTCTCGCCCGACGGGAACGGCGTCTATATCCCCGACGATCACTTCGACGCCGTCGCTCGAGAGAAGCAAGTGGAGCTGTACGAAGATCCGACGCCCCGCCTCGAGGCGAAGACGGATCACCTGTTGATGACGACGCTTCGAGACATGGGTGAGACGGCTGGTGCGGTCACCGAAAAGACCGCGACCGACGGCGGGACGACCGTCGACGATCTCGCTGACGAGCTGGGGAAACATCCCGCGACGATCT is a genomic window of Natrarchaeobius halalkaliphilus containing:
- a CDS encoding DUF7845 domain-containing protein, coding for MSQIATTPHEIEGRWKWPDWGRGPYDALSSVMLGPPFEGYLEMTVDVDGEPWLVKVSYSKSGFAPRLSDGINAERLYEWDIVGRGPGEKKASYNISPRFPNMRHWETGEPIQLPWENQVGDVDGVDVEFHTSNIEAERGLELLPEFFTSIFEEANERIYSEYFRTTPHSASRMWAYERYVRIRREWAETLSSAGVLQKIALYLSDLEGIKADLHINNKEVINHQNRLVLDPASAGELLPGHTYGRKFEIYQLKDPDAVSKDHPSYHPKVEVLVNKKINDGEAWAWADRDEVTEQIDEMLLNALHWEDIPLSPDGNGVYIPDDHFDAVAREKQVELYEDPTPRLEAKTDHLLMTTLRDMGETAGAVTEKTATDGGTTVDDLADELGKHPATIYRAIEELDEILTLDQGHVSFRVRKYHEELRKLVESAEYAIEGFADRIQHVMGLADHIAESSPFQQWLVENGAEIAYDENGEPKRVRIETILSELKASRFENVQTIAAEAIEKWRKSGNDPSLLRRSQLSWQTPDGGTEVGYVGTVADR